A single Cnuibacter physcomitrellae DNA region contains:
- a CDS encoding DUF4012 domain-containing protein, which translates to MAKDHLEAAIPLAKSTQDQIVDGSTEGASADAQELADHARAAADLTSDPIWRAGELVPWVGPNLRAVRQAAQATDLVASGVVLPLASSVQQIGLSSFQPVDGKIALQPLLDVQQTVSGARQAVGSAADIVDDIDPDDLIPQVSSAVELLRASVDQANGVLIGVDNATQLIPAMLGAEGPRNYLLAFQNPAELRAGGGITSALALIHTEGGSVSLVQQASSSDFTKFDTPVVQLPDETRGLFQDKAAQFVQNTTLVPQFDLSGQIASKMWTDRFGGSIDGVITFDPVALSYLLAATGPIQLTGIDEQLDSSNAVEFLLSGVYERYPDPNVQDAAFAEVAKAVFDRISAGSIDQKKLLDAMMRAGQEQRFKLWSAHAEEQAVLDQTTLAGPLPVTTDDSTGVGLYLNDATGAKMDYYLTASTATTSQSCRADGRPIIRVQTTLTNTAPADAANSLPRYVTGGGDYGVTPGNVSTYVYIYGPDGPADPVNASISLGINAGIEGGQARTAIDQNHTVAEFKVELAPGESRTVTADFLAQPGDPLDVSLQQTPMVTPSVYTNEILPESSTCEFG; encoded by the coding sequence ATGGCGAAGGATCATCTCGAGGCCGCCATCCCCCTCGCCAAGAGCACGCAAGACCAGATCGTGGACGGCTCCACTGAGGGCGCCTCGGCCGACGCGCAGGAGCTCGCCGATCACGCCCGCGCCGCCGCGGACCTGACCAGCGACCCGATCTGGCGTGCCGGTGAGCTCGTGCCGTGGGTCGGCCCCAATCTTCGTGCTGTTCGGCAGGCCGCACAGGCGACTGATCTCGTCGCCTCGGGAGTGGTGCTGCCCCTCGCGTCCAGCGTTCAGCAGATCGGTCTGTCGAGCTTCCAGCCGGTCGACGGGAAGATCGCGCTGCAGCCGCTTCTCGACGTGCAGCAGACGGTGTCGGGGGCGCGCCAGGCCGTGGGCTCGGCCGCCGACATCGTGGACGACATCGACCCCGACGACCTCATCCCTCAGGTGTCGAGCGCCGTTGAGCTGCTTCGGGCCTCCGTCGATCAAGCGAACGGTGTCCTGATCGGAGTCGACAACGCCACGCAGCTCATCCCCGCGATGCTCGGAGCAGAGGGCCCACGCAACTATCTCCTCGCGTTCCAGAACCCCGCTGAGCTCCGTGCGGGTGGTGGCATCACGAGCGCCCTCGCGCTCATCCACACAGAAGGCGGGAGCGTCAGCCTGGTGCAGCAGGCGTCGAGTAGCGACTTCACGAAGTTCGATACGCCTGTGGTCCAGCTGCCGGACGAGACTCGGGGGCTGTTCCAGGACAAGGCAGCGCAGTTCGTTCAGAACACGACGCTCGTGCCCCAGTTCGACCTCAGCGGTCAGATCGCCTCGAAGATGTGGACCGACCGGTTCGGCGGGAGCATCGACGGCGTCATCACCTTCGATCCCGTGGCGCTGAGCTACTTGCTCGCGGCGACAGGCCCCATCCAGCTGACCGGTATCGACGAGCAGCTCGACTCGTCCAACGCCGTGGAGTTCCTCCTCAGCGGCGTGTATGAGCGCTACCCGGATCCGAACGTGCAGGACGCGGCATTCGCCGAGGTCGCGAAGGCGGTCTTCGACCGTATCTCCGCGGGGAGCATCGACCAGAAGAAGCTGCTCGACGCCATGATGCGCGCGGGTCAGGAGCAGCGGTTCAAGCTCTGGAGCGCACATGCTGAAGAGCAGGCCGTCTTGGATCAGACCACTCTGGCGGGGCCGCTTCCCGTGACGACTGACGATTCGACCGGAGTCGGGCTGTACCTGAACGACGCGACCGGCGCGAAGATGGACTACTACCTCACAGCCTCGACGGCGACGACATCACAGTCCTGTCGTGCCGACGGTCGCCCGATCATCCGAGTCCAGACGACGCTGACGAACACCGCGCCCGCGGACGCGGCAAATTCGCTCCCGCGATACGTCACCGGCGGTGGGGACTACGGCGTAACCCCAGGTAACGTCTCCACCTACGTCTACATCTATGGCCCAGACGGCCCGGCCGACCCCGTGAACGCCTCCATCTCGCTGGGCATCAACGCGGGAATCGAGGGCGGGCAGGCGCGCACCGCGATCGACCAGAACCACACCGTCGCGGAGTTCAAGGTGGAACTGGCGCCCGGCGAGAGCCGCACGGTGACCGCCGATTTCCTCGCTCAGCCAGGTGATCCTCTCGATGTCTCGCTGCAGCAGACCCCCATGGTGACCCCCA
- a CDS encoding UDP-glucose dehydrogenase family protein, translating into MKISVIGCGYLGAVHAASMAELGHEVVGIDVDAAKIDSLSSGRAPFFEPGLPETLKSALATGRLSFSTEFAAAAGAKVHFVAVGTPQKPGEYAADLSHVHAAVDALIPHLEDGDLVVGKSTVPVGTAAALATRMSVHSESVLLAWNPEFLREGFAIKDTISPDRLVYGVPAAEAGERATALLDEVYATALSNDTPRIVTDYATAELVKVAANAFLATKISFINAMAEIAEVSGADVTSLADAIGYDARIGRRFLNAGVGFGGGCLPKDIRAFSARAEELGRGESVAFLKEVDAINLRRRQRVVDLVKEEFGGQVYKKKVAVLGLAFKPDSDDIRDSPALDVAVQLHGLGAEVVATDPEAIDNSRKRHPQLLFTENVDTAVNRADAVVVLTEWKQFRSLDPVELGEKVDNKLIIDGRNCLDPAAWRAAGWTYRGMGRP; encoded by the coding sequence GTGAAGATTTCGGTTATCGGTTGTGGCTACCTGGGCGCGGTGCACGCGGCGTCGATGGCGGAACTTGGTCATGAGGTCGTCGGAATCGACGTGGACGCGGCGAAGATTGATTCCCTGTCGAGCGGCCGGGCGCCATTCTTTGAGCCCGGTCTTCCCGAGACTCTGAAGTCGGCGCTCGCGACCGGTCGGCTATCGTTTTCGACGGAGTTCGCGGCGGCCGCTGGTGCCAAGGTCCACTTCGTCGCCGTCGGAACTCCTCAGAAGCCCGGCGAGTACGCGGCTGACCTAAGCCATGTGCATGCTGCCGTGGACGCGTTGATTCCTCACCTCGAGGATGGTGACCTCGTCGTGGGAAAATCCACTGTTCCGGTGGGGACTGCGGCCGCCCTCGCGACTCGGATGAGCGTGCATAGCGAATCGGTGTTGCTGGCCTGGAACCCAGAGTTTCTGCGGGAGGGGTTCGCCATCAAGGACACCATCTCCCCGGACCGCCTCGTCTACGGAGTGCCTGCGGCCGAAGCTGGCGAGCGCGCCACCGCGCTCCTCGATGAGGTCTACGCCACCGCGCTCAGCAACGACACGCCCCGGATCGTCACCGACTACGCCACGGCGGAGCTTGTGAAGGTCGCCGCGAACGCTTTCCTCGCTACGAAGATCTCGTTTATCAATGCGATGGCTGAGATCGCAGAGGTCAGCGGAGCGGACGTCACGAGCCTTGCTGACGCGATCGGTTATGACGCTCGAATCGGTCGGCGCTTCCTCAACGCCGGGGTGGGGTTCGGGGGCGGCTGCCTGCCGAAGGACATCCGAGCCTTCTCCGCTCGCGCGGAGGAACTCGGCCGAGGGGAGTCCGTGGCCTTCCTCAAAGAGGTCGATGCGATCAACCTCCGGCGTCGGCAACGGGTGGTCGACCTGGTCAAGGAGGAGTTCGGCGGCCAGGTCTACAAGAAGAAGGTCGCCGTCCTGGGGCTTGCCTTCAAGCCCGATTCCGACGACATCCGCGACTCGCCGGCGCTCGACGTGGCCGTGCAGCTCCACGGGCTGGGTGCCGAGGTCGTCGCGACCGACCCGGAGGCGATCGATAACTCACGCAAGCGCCACCCGCAGCTCCTCTTCACGGAGAACGTCGACACGGCCGTGAACCGAGCTGATGCGGTCGTGGTGTTGACGGAATGGAAGCAGTTCCGCTCGCTCGACCCCGTCGAGCTCGGTGAGAAGGTCGACAACAAGCTGATCATCGACGGACGCAACTGCCTCGACCCCGCCGCATGGCGAGCCGCGGGCTGGACGTACCGCGGCATGGGGCGCCCCTGA
- a CDS encoding GDP-L-fucose synthase family protein, with protein sequence MTDAKEFSPRPLDRDATFYVAGHRGLVGSAIWRKLESEGFTGLTGQSSKELDLRDRKAVFDYFREAKPTYVVLAAAKVGGILANSTYPVDFLSENLQIQTNVLDAAVEADVDRLLFLGSSCIYPKFAAQPIREDSLLTGHLEPTNDAYAIAKIAGILQIQAVRRQYGKHWISAMPTNLYGPGDNFSPKGSHVLPALIRRYDEAAKSGAETVTNWGTGTPRREFLHVDDMAAACLHLLENYDGPEQVNVGTGSDVTIREIAESVAKVVGFEGRTEWDTTKPDGTPQKLLDVSKLADAGWTSSIGLEDGLRSTVEWYREHAAAIRE encoded by the coding sequence GTGACTGACGCCAAGGAGTTCTCACCGCGGCCTCTCGATCGCGACGCCACCTTCTACGTGGCCGGACACCGAGGTCTCGTGGGGTCTGCCATCTGGCGGAAGCTCGAGTCTGAGGGCTTCACGGGTCTCACCGGTCAGTCGTCGAAGGAGCTCGACCTGCGAGACCGCAAGGCCGTGTTCGACTACTTCCGCGAGGCCAAGCCGACCTACGTCGTTCTCGCGGCGGCGAAGGTAGGCGGCATTCTCGCGAACAGCACCTATCCGGTCGACTTCCTCAGCGAGAACCTGCAGATCCAGACCAACGTGCTCGACGCCGCGGTTGAAGCCGACGTCGATCGCCTGCTGTTCCTGGGTTCGTCCTGCATATACCCGAAGTTCGCGGCGCAGCCGATCAGGGAGGACTCGCTTCTCACCGGGCATCTCGAGCCGACCAACGACGCTTATGCGATCGCGAAGATCGCTGGAATTTTGCAGATCCAGGCTGTGCGCCGCCAGTACGGCAAGCACTGGATCTCGGCCATGCCTACGAACCTCTACGGTCCTGGAGACAACTTCTCCCCGAAGGGGTCGCACGTCCTGCCAGCGTTGATCAGGCGGTACGACGAGGCCGCCAAGTCCGGCGCCGAGACCGTCACGAACTGGGGGACGGGCACGCCGCGACGGGAGTTCCTCCACGTCGATGACATGGCTGCCGCGTGTCTTCATCTCCTCGAGAACTACGACGGGCCTGAACAGGTCAACGTGGGGACCGGGTCGGACGTCACCATCCGTGAGATCGCAGAGTCGGTCGCCAAGGTCGTCGGGTTCGAGGGCCGCACTGAGTGGGATACGACCAAGCCCGACGGAACGCCCCAGAAGCTTCTCGATGTGTCCAAGCTCGCGGACGCAGGATGGACATCGAGCATCGGCCTGGAGGACGGTCTTCGATCGACCGTCGAGTGGTACCGCGAGCACGCCGCGGCGATCCGAGAGTGA
- the gmd gene encoding GDP-mannose 4,6-dehydratase, with protein MNQKRALITGITGQDGSYLAELLIGKGYEVHGLIRRASTFNTSRIDHLYVDPHVPGASLFLHYGDLTDGSRLVTLLAEIRPSEVYNLGAQSHVRVSFDAPEYTADATGVGSVRLLEAVRLAGIETRFYQASSSELYGATPPPQNETTPFYPRSPYGAAKLYSFWITKNYREAYGMFATNGILFNHESPRRGETFVTRKITRAVAAIKAGQQDYVYLGNLDAVRDWGYAPEYVEGMWRMLQADEPDDFVLATGGNFTVRDFLETAFAHAGLNWEDHVRFDERYLRPTEVDALIGDASKAREKLGWEATVDTAQLARIMVDADIEALEHEGRHWIDKVKLASWGTAE; from the coding sequence GTGAACCAAAAGCGCGCACTGATCACAGGAATCACCGGTCAAGACGGCTCCTATCTCGCAGAACTTCTCATTGGGAAGGGTTACGAGGTGCATGGATTAATCCGACGGGCGTCAACGTTCAATACGTCCCGGATCGATCATCTCTACGTTGACCCCCACGTTCCGGGAGCCTCACTTTTTCTACACTACGGCGATCTGACTGACGGTTCACGGCTGGTGACTCTGTTAGCCGAAATTAGGCCGAGTGAGGTGTATAACCTTGGAGCCCAGTCCCATGTCAGAGTCTCTTTCGATGCGCCCGAGTACACGGCCGACGCAACCGGAGTAGGGTCAGTCCGGCTGCTGGAAGCCGTGCGTCTAGCGGGGATCGAAACACGGTTCTATCAGGCCTCTTCCTCTGAACTTTACGGCGCGACTCCTCCGCCGCAAAACGAGACCACTCCTTTCTATCCTCGGTCACCATACGGCGCCGCAAAGCTCTACAGCTTTTGGATAACGAAGAACTACCGCGAGGCTTATGGCATGTTCGCGACGAACGGAATCCTCTTCAATCACGAGTCACCCCGCCGGGGCGAGACCTTTGTTACCCGCAAGATCACTCGTGCGGTGGCCGCAATCAAGGCCGGCCAGCAGGATTACGTCTACCTCGGCAACCTGGACGCGGTTCGCGACTGGGGCTACGCACCTGAATATGTCGAGGGCATGTGGCGGATGCTGCAGGCTGACGAACCGGACGACTTCGTTCTCGCGACCGGCGGCAACTTCACCGTTCGCGACTTCCTGGAGACCGCTTTTGCGCACGCGGGCCTGAACTGGGAGGACCACGTTCGATTCGACGAGCGCTACCTTCGCCCCACGGAGGTCGACGCCCTGATCGGCGACGCGTCGAAGGCTCGCGAGAAGCTGGGGTGGGAGGCGACTGTGGATACGGCGCAGCTGGCCCGCATCATGGTCGACGCCGACATCGAGGCGTTGGAGCATGAAGGTCGCCACTGGATCGACAAGGTGAAGCTCGCGAGTTGGGGGACCGCCGAGTGA
- a CDS encoding polysaccharide pyruvyl transferase family protein yields MTEGFLSALVQDRFDVLFKDVTEVIFTDFPDYANVGDSAIALGVLAYLKQRRIVVSSVYSIDSLDRGSVGAARALVINGGGSFGGLYPIADRNRVAIAQAKRSDAILIQAPQSVHFSTDQAEIDLMTVLAATTNFRLAVRDAVSGQRVDRWGIPAVLSPDSAHLLRLPPRPPTRALSILQRSDFESRDRAVVPEGADWLRDTPSTAMATKARKITRFTRRPPKFMRSEAYWTRVAEGRLQRGLRMLDAEVVITDRLHAMILALKLGRRVIAVDNSNGKLSEYAATWLSTEPSLEFAESFTDARARVHS; encoded by the coding sequence GTGACCGAAGGTTTCTTGTCCGCGCTCGTCCAGGATCGATTTGATGTCCTTTTCAAGGATGTAACAGAAGTCATCTTCACGGATTTCCCTGATTATGCGAACGTAGGTGATTCAGCAATTGCGCTGGGCGTCCTTGCTTACCTCAAGCAGCGACGGATTGTTGTATCGAGTGTGTACAGTATTGACTCTTTGGATCGGGGAAGCGTAGGTGCCGCTCGCGCTCTCGTAATCAATGGCGGTGGAAGCTTCGGGGGCTTGTACCCCATCGCTGACAGAAACAGAGTCGCGATAGCGCAGGCCAAGCGCTCTGACGCAATCTTGATACAGGCTCCTCAGTCTGTGCATTTCTCAACAGATCAGGCTGAGATCGATCTAATGACCGTGCTCGCCGCAACGACGAACTTCCGCCTCGCGGTGCGCGACGCGGTGTCGGGACAGAGGGTGGACCGGTGGGGCATCCCCGCTGTTTTGTCTCCCGACTCGGCCCACCTTCTACGTCTCCCGCCCCGTCCCCCAACACGTGCGCTCTCCATACTCCAGCGCTCGGACTTCGAGAGCAGAGATCGAGCGGTCGTGCCCGAAGGAGCAGATTGGCTTCGAGATACCCCAAGTACTGCGATGGCCACCAAAGCCCGAAAGATCACTCGCTTCACCCGTAGGCCCCCAAAATTTATGCGGTCAGAGGCCTATTGGACGAGGGTGGCGGAGGGGAGGCTTCAGCGTGGACTTCGGATGCTTGATGCGGAGGTTGTAATCACCGACCGACTGCATGCAATGATCCTGGCTTTGAAGCTAGGCAGGAGGGTAATCGCTGTGGACAACTCGAACGGGAAACTCAGTGAGTACGCTGCAACATGGCTCTCGACCGAGCCAAGTCTGGAGTTCGCCGAAAGCTTCACTGACGCCCGTGCTCGGGTGCATTCGTAG
- a CDS encoding glycosyltransferase family 2 protein translates to MPQLVVLMPVRNGERTIVDAVKSTLRALPSDGELVVFNDGSSDNTMQLLSAFNSTSLRVLGDSSSSIGVAGALNALIRASDSDLVARMDADDICLPGRLKYQMSRIKRGVDVSFTNTLHFGVGLPRPSLPVQLKTSLIASLLLTSNPVAHSTMMCRRDVLEQSGGYRECMAEDYDLWLRLAASGHRLERSAVPFLAYRHHAGQVTSASNWSERAESEPMIEDARRSLAAIVYPRWTDHALRRADLKNDSGFRWVDDVSRSLNLTTIERSILLSRAKRTYPHE, encoded by the coding sequence ATGCCTCAGCTGGTGGTTCTGATGCCGGTGCGTAACGGTGAAAGAACAATCGTAGACGCGGTGAAATCTACCCTGAGAGCTTTGCCTTCCGATGGTGAGCTAGTCGTATTTAACGACGGTTCGTCCGACAATACAATGCAGCTTCTGTCGGCCTTCAACTCGACTAGCCTGCGTGTCCTTGGCGACAGTAGCTCGTCGATCGGAGTAGCAGGGGCTTTGAACGCGCTCATTCGTGCTTCAGACAGCGACCTAGTCGCTCGCATGGATGCCGATGACATTTGCTTGCCTGGACGGTTGAAGTATCAGATGAGCCGCATCAAGCGGGGCGTCGACGTATCGTTTACAAACACTTTGCATTTCGGTGTCGGGCTACCGCGCCCGTCACTCCCAGTGCAGCTCAAAACTTCACTAATCGCCTCCTTGCTGCTGACTTCGAATCCTGTCGCTCACTCGACGATGATGTGCCGCCGCGATGTTTTGGAACAGAGCGGGGGCTATAGAGAATGCATGGCTGAAGACTACGATCTATGGCTTCGCCTTGCAGCCTCCGGCCACCGTCTCGAGCGAAGTGCCGTTCCCTTCTTGGCGTATAGGCATCACGCAGGCCAGGTCACTTCGGCGTCAAATTGGTCCGAGAGAGCAGAATCGGAACCCATGATTGAAGACGCAAGACGGAGTCTTGCCGCAATCGTGTATCCACGTTGGACAGACCATGCACTGAGACGCGCGGACCTAAAGAACGATTCGGGTTTTCGTTGGGTCGATGACGTCTCGCGCTCGCTCAATTTGACGACCATCGAACGCAGCATTTTGCTGTCACGAGCCAAACGGACCTACCCTCATGAGTAG
- a CDS encoding serine O-acetyltransferase: MRGYGDHGFWETVRDDRRANPRDPKARSVLFWFRVCQLLIGDISRPRAISIPAVIVYRAVTELVLGIELRPKTAVGPGLSIFHGFGLVVNDHAVLGRDVKLRNGVTIGHQYAGGPSPRLGEGVEVGANAAIIGDIDVGAHCIVGANAVLTKSLPPHAVAVGNPARIIRVNETH; this comes from the coding sequence ATGAGGGGCTACGGAGATCACGGCTTCTGGGAAACAGTCCGGGACGACCGACGGGCAAATCCACGCGACCCGAAGGCTCGCTCGGTGCTGTTTTGGTTTCGTGTTTGTCAGCTCTTGATCGGAGACATCAGCCGGCCACGTGCGATATCGATACCTGCAGTCATCGTCTACCGGGCGGTGACCGAACTTGTCTTGGGAATCGAGTTGAGACCCAAGACCGCTGTCGGACCTGGCCTGAGCATCTTTCATGGCTTTGGACTTGTAGTTAACGATCACGCCGTCTTGGGGAGAGACGTGAAACTGCGAAACGGCGTGACGATCGGCCATCAGTACGCTGGCGGCCCCTCGCCGCGTCTAGGCGAAGGCGTCGAAGTCGGCGCCAACGCGGCCATAATCGGGGACATCGACGTCGGAGCGCACTGCATTGTAGGCGCAAACGCGGTACTTACGAAGTCGCTCCCGCCCCACGCAGTGGCTGTTGGCAACCCCGCTCGCATCATTCGCGTAAACGAGACCCATTGA
- a CDS encoding O-antigen ligase family protein, whose amino-acid sequence MSLLALLWLALVSAPTLWSLGPISGSGILTIFTFVLLLVALPFTVALKAMSDNARTASDSWSDRNGNLQPLMKSRFGHPWLPLAFGLFVVAACARLALDFSVEGLQNVAVYSSFAIAAVVVASSSSLGSADLFLRLARVLASAVGVIALVTFLLDLHLYDARAFALEGLVLLSIVIPERSNNVLVRLAPYVLTAAIALSLSRTATVIAIGMLVFVVLRGKRRGKLIRAILLLLVAATSTVLLVTLYPPFRDRFLVGDNAVTYGGVAINTSGRTAIWDLLLRGVPDAPVFGHGPGAASATIIARYPQIGHPHNDYIRILFDFGWIGLALFVIGYCTIIFWTLRRAIAFRAPIHWSATIALLGVGLSGLTDNAFVYPFVMVPLGVLVGLSLAWPGTPSLSEAEVSQSESQSHTAQLSGR is encoded by the coding sequence GTGTCCCTTTTGGCTCTCCTCTGGCTGGCGCTAGTCAGTGCTCCGACTCTCTGGTCTCTCGGGCCGATCTCCGGGTCGGGCATTCTCACCATCTTCACCTTTGTGCTCCTTCTCGTGGCCCTCCCGTTCACCGTTGCTCTCAAGGCCATGTCCGACAACGCGCGTACGGCTTCAGACTCCTGGTCCGACCGCAACGGGAACCTTCAACCGCTCATGAAAAGCCGCTTCGGCCATCCATGGCTTCCGTTGGCTTTCGGGTTGTTTGTCGTTGCAGCGTGCGCGCGGCTAGCGCTCGATTTCTCGGTTGAAGGATTGCAGAACGTTGCAGTGTACTCAAGCTTCGCGATTGCGGCAGTAGTTGTTGCCTCCTCCAGTTCACTTGGTTCTGCAGATCTTTTCCTTCGTCTCGCTCGTGTCTTAGCGAGCGCCGTCGGAGTCATTGCTCTCGTCACGTTTTTGCTCGATCTGCACCTGTACGATGCGCGGGCTTTCGCGCTTGAGGGGCTCGTTCTTCTTTCAATTGTCATTCCCGAGCGCAGCAATAACGTCCTTGTACGCCTTGCGCCGTACGTATTAACGGCCGCAATCGCGCTCAGTCTCTCCCGGACAGCGACCGTCATAGCTATTGGGATGCTGGTCTTCGTCGTCCTACGTGGAAAGAGGCGAGGAAAACTCATCCGCGCGATACTGCTGCTTCTAGTTGCCGCAACTTCGACGGTGCTGTTGGTGACCTTGTACCCGCCCTTTCGCGATCGATTCCTCGTGGGCGACAACGCTGTGACTTATGGCGGAGTAGCCATCAACACCTCCGGCCGCACAGCGATATGGGATCTACTGCTCCGCGGGGTTCCCGACGCACCAGTGTTTGGCCATGGACCGGGTGCGGCATCCGCGACGATTATCGCGCGCTACCCACAGATTGGTCATCCACATAATGACTACATCCGAATTCTTTTTGATTTTGGTTGGATCGGCCTAGCTCTCTTTGTGATCGGCTACTGCACGATCATTTTCTGGACACTACGACGCGCGATTGCATTCCGCGCTCCTATCCACTGGAGTGCCACTATTGCTCTACTCGGGGTAGGCCTCAGCGGATTGACGGACAACGCCTTTGTCTACCCCTTCGTGATGGTTCCGTTGGGTGTGCTTGTGGGTCTCTCTTTAGCTTGGCCCGGAACCCCGAGCTTGTCGGAGGCTGAAGTTTCCCAGAGCGAATCGCAGAGCCATACCGCCCAGCTGTCCGGCCGGTAA
- a CDS encoding glycosyltransferase → MRFMAVSLPRFLVAATKRDRVRAAYVAWQLHAVWQVRKAIARSHRGAIVHHLTFATDNLPTFEWLVGRGVLRVFGPAGSSSIQADGSLLTRVATKLRLRVARMNLQGVELGLAQNENVADQWSRWGVPHRIEPNILLDRDEIEQARQSVGGRDSSLLLSVGRLISRKRFDHSIRVLAELPEFVRLRIVGGGPLAGELHDLARELGVSDRVELVGKQDRFETLRLMAEGAVLLHPSKREGAPWVIGEAQALGLTPVVYPDSGADSIVRIARLGIVAEGTRLEDLVESTRSAISSGIQPATDRWFADRVPEMLAATYELIERRADARLPV, encoded by the coding sequence ATGCGATTCATGGCTGTATCCCTCCCTAGATTCTTGGTTGCCGCTACTAAGCGAGATCGAGTGCGCGCGGCATATGTAGCTTGGCAGTTACATGCGGTTTGGCAAGTCCGAAAAGCCATAGCGCGGAGCCACCGCGGGGCGATAGTTCACCACCTTACGTTCGCCACCGACAATCTTCCTACCTTCGAATGGTTAGTCGGTCGGGGGGTACTTAGAGTCTTCGGGCCGGCTGGTAGTTCATCGATACAAGCTGATGGCTCTCTACTCACCCGTGTTGCAACTAAACTTCGACTCCGGGTGGCTCGTATGAACCTTCAAGGCGTGGAGCTGGGGCTAGCGCAGAATGAAAATGTCGCAGACCAATGGTCCAGATGGGGCGTGCCGCATCGCATAGAGCCAAACATTCTGCTCGATAGGGACGAGATCGAACAGGCGCGACAATCCGTCGGCGGGCGAGACAGTTCTTTGCTGCTAAGCGTGGGACGCCTAATCTCACGCAAACGATTCGATCATTCCATTCGTGTCTTGGCCGAACTTCCAGAGTTTGTGAGGTTGAGGATCGTGGGCGGCGGACCCTTGGCCGGCGAACTCCATGATCTCGCGCGAGAGCTCGGGGTGTCGGATAGAGTCGAGCTAGTCGGAAAGCAGGACAGATTCGAGACGCTGAGGCTAATGGCCGAGGGCGCGGTGCTGCTGCACCCGTCTAAGCGAGAAGGCGCGCCTTGGGTGATCGGGGAGGCCCAGGCGCTCGGTCTCACGCCAGTCGTCTACCCGGATTCCGGAGCCGATAGCATCGTTCGAATAGCTCGCCTCGGAATCGTCGCTGAAGGGACACGCCTCGAAGACTTGGTTGAGAGCACTAGATCGGCCATAAGTTCCGGGATTCAACCAGCAACAGATCGCTGGTTCGCGGACCGCGTGCCCGAGATGCTCGCCGCGACCTATGAGCTCATTGAGCGGCGAGCCGATGCTCGGCTCCCTGTTTGA